The following nucleotide sequence is from Cellvibrio sp. PSBB006.
CGTGCCGCAAAATACTATCCTTGAGTGTGTTGATTTGCCGTCACTCCCCCAGGTTGAAGGCCAGCATTGCGTCAACTTGCGCGGTGAGCAGGTACCTTATATTCGCTTGCAGGAATTATTTCACTTAGCAAGAAAAAATGACGTGCGCGAAAAATTGGTGGTGGTCCAGTTCGGTGAAAACCGTGCGGGCATTGTGGTGGACGATCTGCATGGTGAAATTCAAACCGTGGTAAAACCTATGGGACCGATCTTTCATGCCTTGAAAGGTATTGGTGGTTCCAGTTTGTTGGGCACCGGGGCGGTAGCACTGATTCTGGACGTGCCGCAGCTGATCGGTTTTGCCGTGAATGTGGAGCATCGACGTAACAATGTCCTCTCGCTCGGCCCTGCGGGCAACCTGTAAATCGAGCCGCAGCAAAGGATATTCAGGAGTTTAATGATGAATGATTTACTCAGGCAAAAAAAAAGCAGTCCGGGCATTGTAGCCAAACAATTCCTCACCTTTCGGATTGGTCATGAAAACTATGGTCTGGAGCTGTCGCAGACGCGTGAAATTATTGAGTACGGTGGTATTACTGAAATTCCATTAATGCCCAACTTCCTGCGCGGGGTCATTAATTTGCGCGGCGACGTTGTGCCGGTGATTGATCTTGCGGTACGCCTTGGCAGAAAACCCATCAGCGTACAGCGGCGGACTTGCATCATTGTGGTTGAGTTGACCAGTCAGGAACAGAACCACGTACTGGGTCTGCTCGCCGATGCGGTCAGTGAAGTGATTGAGCTGGATGAAACCAGTATTGAAGAAGCGCCGTCATTCGGTGCAAATATTCGCGCGG
It contains:
- a CDS encoding chemotaxis protein CheW is translated as MMNDLLRQKKSSPGIVAKQFLTFRIGHENYGLELSQTREIIEYGGITEIPLMPNFLRGVINLRGDVVPVIDLAVRLGRKPISVQRRTCIIVVELTSQEQNHVLGLLADAVSEVIELDETSIEEAPSFGANIRAEFILGIAKQGEQFIVLLNADNTLSIRELAHLVEAQLQ